In a genomic window of Glycine max cultivar Williams 82 chromosome 13, Glycine_max_v4.0, whole genome shotgun sequence:
- the LOC100788152 gene encoding PRA1 family protein F3: protein MTNYGTIPTSSSPSTNLDFISRAKQRVKEGLGTRRPWKLMFNFRSFGLPAGVGDAVARVRENISYFQMNYAIVVLIVLFLSLLWHPISLIVFVVLMAAWLFLYFLRDEPLIIFGRLISDRVVLIVMAVLTVVLLLLTGAIGNILVALLIGAVLIVAHAALRKTDDLFLDEEEATGFSPPGAPLS, encoded by the coding sequence ATGACCAACTACGGCACAATTCCAACCTCCTCCTCGCCTTCGACCAACCTCGACTTCATCTCACGCGCCAAGCAGCGCGTCAAGGAGGGCCTCGGAACCCGCCGTCCATGGAAGCTCATGTTCAATTTCCGATCCTTCGGTCTCCCCGCCGGGGTCGGAGACGCCGTCGCGCGTGTGAGGGAGAACATCTCCTACTTCCAGATGAACTACGCGATCGTCGTGCTCATCGTGCTGTTCCTGAGTCTTCTATGGCATCCAATCTCGCTGATCGTGTTCGTCGTGCTCATGGCGGCGTGGCTCTTCCTCTACTTCCTCCGCGACGAACCGCTAATCATCTTCGGAAGACTAATCAGCGACCGCGTCGTGCTTATCGTTATGGCGGTGCTGACCGTCGTGCTGCTGCTTCTCACCGGCGCCATCGGCAACATCCTGGTGGCGCTGCTCATCGGAGCGGTGTTGATAGTGGCGCACGCGGCGTTGAGGAAAACCGATGATTTGTTCTTGGACGAAGAAGAGGCCACTGGATTCTCTCCTCCCGGTGCTCCTCTCTCTTGA
- the LOC100788682 gene encoding uncharacterized protein LOC100788682: MDAEADPPQNPITRHKCLACYKQYKKKEHLIEHMKTSYHSVHQPRCGVCQKHCKSFESLREHLTGPLPRGICSKIFSQQGCQLCLALFDSPGSLIGHRETCRLSAPTCPGTSALPYIDSQFDCQDSSDENHAGEGPGGAVAIDCEMVGGGSDGSLELCARVCLVDEDERLIFHTYVQPEIPVTNYRYDITGLTEEHLKNAIPLKKVREKLLQILQNGESIGKVRLDGGKARLLVGHDLAHDLDCLKMNYPDHMLRDTAKYRPLMKTNLVSHSLKYLTRTYLGYDIQSGTHDPYEDCISVMRLYKRIRSQLHPEEDHGTMTLSNNIVGMPDSWISRELDNLTPDELYAMSRSDYKCWCLDLIPRLSA, translated from the exons ATGGACGCCGAAGCTGACCCTCCTCAAAACCCTATCACAAG ACACAAATGCTTGGCATGCTATAAGCAATATAAGAAGAAAGAGCATCTTATTGAGCACATGAAAACTTCGTATCATTCTGTTCATCAGCCAAGATGCGGGGTCTGTCAAAAGCACTGCAAATCTTTTGAGTCTCTGAGGGAACATCTTACTG GTCCTTTGCCAAGAGGAATTTGTTCAAAGATTTTCTCTCAACAGGGCTGTCAACTTTGTCTGGCACTATTTGATAGTCCCGGGTCTCTCATTGGTCATAGAGAAACATGTCGCTTATCTGCCCCTACTTGTCCA GGAACAAGTGCATTGCCCTATATAGATTCCCAGTTTGATTGTCAAGATTCTTCTGATGAAAACCATGCTGGGGAGGGCCCTGGAGGAGCAGTTGCAATAGACTGTGAAATGGTTGGTGGTGGAAGTGATGGTTCTCTGGAACTTTGTGCTAGAGTGTGTTTGGTTGATGAAGATGAGAGATTAATCTTTCATACATATGTACAGCCTGAAATACCTGTTACTAATTAcag ATATGATATAACTGGATTGACAGAAGAGCATCTCAAAAACGCCATTCCACTTAAGAAAGTTCGAGAAAAGCTACTGCAAATTCTACAGAATGGGGAATCCATTGGCAAAGTTAGACTGGATGGTGGAAAGGCCAGGCTTCTTGTGGGGCATGACTTAGCACACGATTTAGATTgcttaaaaatgaattatcCTGATCATATGCTGAG AGACACTGCAAAGTATCGTCCTTTGATGAAAACAAATTTGGTCAGCCATTCGCTCAAGTATCTCACCCGAACATATCTTGG TTATGATATCCAATCCGGCACTCATGACCCTTATGAAGATTGTATTTCTGTCATGAGACTATACAAGAGAATACGATCTCAACTTCATCCGGAGGAAGACCATGGAACAATGACTCTGAGTAACAACATTGTTGGCATGCCTGATAGCTGGATATCTAGGGAACTTGACAACCTCACACCAGATGAACTTTATGCCATGTCAAGATCAGATTATAAGTGTTGGTGCTTGGATTTGATACCAAGATTGTCAGCCTGA
- the LOC100789216 gene encoding LOW QUALITY PROTEIN: inactive protein kinase SELMODRAFT_444075-like (The sequence of the model RefSeq protein was modified relative to this genomic sequence to represent the inferred CDS: inserted 1 base in 1 codon), producing the protein MMSREQQKRGKQEKGSDGAEKVIVAVKASKEIPKTALVWSLTHVVQPGDCITLLVVVPSQSAGRRLWGFPRFAGDCANGQKKSTSGSSSSEHKSDITDSCSQMILQLHDVYDPNKINVKIKIVSGSPCGAVAAEAKKSQANWVVLDKQLKHEEKQCMEELQCNIVVMKRSQPKVLRLNLVGTQKKDFEELCPLPSEQNEMPGKQIKKKNDSLNSIKGPVVTPTSSPELGTPFTTTEAGTSSVSSSDQGTSPFFISEMNGESKKEETIKENPELDDSISDTDSENLSTSSTSLRFQPWITDLLLHQQSSQPKEERTERSYNRLQSSTTRALLEKFSRLDREAEIEISTYKTDYDFSGNVREAVALSRNTPPGPPPLCSICQHKAPVFGKPPRWFSYAELELATGGFXKANFLAEGGFGSVHRGLLPDGQVIAVKQHKLASSQGDLEFCSEVEVLSCAQHRNVVMLIGFCIEDKRRLLVYEYICNGSLDSHLYGRQPEPLEWSARQKIAVGAARGLRYLHEECRVGCIIHRDMRPNNILITHDFEPLVGDFGLARWQPDGDTGVETRVIGTFGYLAPEYAQSGQITEKADVYSFGVVLVELVTGRKAVDLNRPKGQQCLTEWARPLLEEYAIEELIDPRLGSHYSEHEVYCMLHAASLCIRRDPYSRPRMSQVLRILEGDTVVDPNYISTPSYDLGKRSG; encoded by the exons ATGATGAGTCGAGAACAACAGAAGCGAGGGAAGCAAGAAAAAGGTTCTGATGGAGCTGAAAAGGTTATTGTTGCCGTTAAGGCTTCAAAGGAAATTCCAAAGACTGCTCTTGTTTGGTCCCTAACTCATGTTGTGCAACCTGGCGATTGCATTACACTGCTAGTGGTTGTACCTTCACAAAGTGCAG GCCGAAGATTATGGGGTTTTCCAAGGTTTGCTGGTGACTGTGCCAATGGTCAGAAGAAGTCTACTTCAGGATCATCAAGTTCAGAACATAAGAGTGATATCACTGATTCTTGCTCTCAAATGATCCTTCAGCTCCATGATGTCTATGATCCTAACAAG ATAAATGTGAAGATTAAAATTGTTTCTGGATCACCATGTGGAGCAGTGGCTGCGGAAGCCAAGAAATCCCAAGCCAATTGGGTTGTACTAGACAA GCAGCTCAAACATGAGGAAAAACAATGTATGGAAGAGCTGCAGTGCAACATCGTGGTTATGAAGCGTTCCCAACCCAAGGTACTCCGCTTGAATTTGGTTGGAACACAAAAGAAGGATTTTGAAGAATTATGCCCATTACCTTCTGAACAAAATGAGATGCctggaaaacaaattaagaagaagaatgaTTCTTTAAATTCCATAAAGGGACCAGTTGTCACTCCAACTAGCAGCCCTGAGCTAGGGACACCATTTACTACAACTGAAGCTGGTACTTCTTCGGTTTCAAGCTCTGATCAAGGAACTTCACCATTCTTCATCTCTGAGATGAATGGTGAGTCAAAGAAAGAGGAAACTATTAAAGAAAATCCAGAACTTGATGATTCTATATCAGACACAGACAGTGAAAATTTGTCCACATCTTCGACAAGCTTGAGATTCCAGCCATGGATCACTGATTTACTTTTGCATCAACAGTCATCTCAACCCAAGGAAGAAAGAACAGAGAGATCTTATAATAGGCTTCAATCATCTACCACTAGAGCTTTGCTAGAAAAGTTCTCAAGACTTGATAGAGAAGCTGAAATTGAAATCTCAACCTATAAGACCGACTACGATTTCAGTGGAAATGTAAGAGAAGCAGTGGCATTATCTAGAAATACCCCACCTGGTCCACCTCCCTTATGTTCAATCTGCCAACACAAGGCTCCTGTTTTTGGAAAACCTCCCAGATGGTTCAGCTATGCTGAATTGGAGCTTGCCACAGGTGGAT CAAAAGCCAATTTCTTGGCAGAAGGAGGATTTGGATCTGTTCACAGAGGGCTTCTGCCAGATGGACAAGTCATTGCTGTCAAGCAACATAAATTGGCTAGTTCTCAGGGTGATCTAGAATTCTGCTCAGAGGTAGAAGTCCTGAGCTGTGCTCAGCACCGAAATGTTGTTATGTTGATTGGGTTCTGTATAGAGGATAAAAGAAGGCTATTGGTATATGAGTACATATGTAATGGATCATTGGATTCTCATTTATATG GGAGACAGCCAGAACCATTAGAATGGTCTGCCCGGCAAAAAATTGCTGTTGGAGCTGCTCGAGGGTTGCGATATCTTCATGAAGAGTGCAGAGTGGGTTGCATTATCCATCGTGACATGCGGCCTAACAACATTCTTATCACTCATGATTTTGAACCACTG GTTGGTGATTTTGGACTGGCAAGGTGGCAGCCTGATGGTGACACAGGAGTGGAAACTAGAGTAATTGGAACGTTTGG GTACTTGGCTCCAGAATATGCTCAAAGCGGCCAAATAACTGAAAAGGCTGATGTTTATTCTTTCGGTGTGGTATTGGTGGAACTTGTTACAGGACGAAAGGCTGTGGATCTCAATCGACCGAAGGGACAACAGTGTCTTACTGAGTGG GCTCGGCCACTATTAGAAGAATATGCCATTGAGGAACTGATTGATCCAAGGTTGGGAAGTCACTATTCCGAGCATGAGGTCTATTGCATGCTGCATGCTGCCTCATTATGCATAAGACGAGATCCTTATTCTAGACCACGCATGTCACAG GTTCTGCGAATACTGGAGGGAGACACGGTCGTGGACCCAAATTACATTTCAACTCCCAGTTATGATTTGGGAAAACGGagtggttga